A stretch of Lactuca sativa cultivar Salinas chromosome 6, Lsat_Salinas_v11, whole genome shotgun sequence DNA encodes these proteins:
- the LOC111890240 gene encoding enoyl-[acyl-carrier-protein] reductase [NADH], chloroplastic, translating to MMAIGASALQITFTRPSVLLTQRNLGVTMASFVQESDRALSSKLTSSSHLSSMLNSNQSFTINRPRFRKFVTRSMSEASETKSTSQLSIDLKGKRAFIAGVADDNGYGWAIAKSLAAAGAEILVGTWVPALNIFEMSLRRGKFDASRVLPDGTLMEITKVYPLDAVFDNPEDVPEDIKANKRYAGASNWTVQEVAELVKKDFGSIDILVHSLANGPEVTKPLLETSRKGYLAAVSASSYSYVSLLKHFLPIMNPGGSSISLTYIASERIIPGYGGGMSSAKAALESDTKVLAFEAGRKHKIRVNTISAGPLGSRAAKAIGFIDTMISYSFANAPLQKELSADEVGNTAAFLASPLASAITGALIYVDNGLNAMGVGVDSPLFKDLNIPTSEH from the exons ATGATGGCGATTGGTGCTTCTGCCCTACAAATAACTTTCACGAGACCCTCTGTTCTTCTTACTCAAAGAAATCTTGGGGTTACCATGGCAAGTTTTGTGCAAGAATCCGATAGAGCTTTATCATCCAAGCTTACAAGCTCTTCTCATCTTTCATCCATGTTAAATTCTAATCAAAGCTTCACAATTAATCGTCCAAGGTTTCGTAAGTTTGTTACAAGATCAATGTCTGAAGCTTCTGAAACCAAATCCACATCCCAGCTATCGATTGATTTGAAAG GTAAAAGGGCATTCATTGCTGGTGTTGCTGATGACAATGGATATGGTTGGGCTATTGCAAAATCTTTAGCTGCAGCAGGTGCTGAAATTCTTGTTGGAACATGGGTGCCT GCTTTAAACATATTTGAAATGAGTCTAAGACGAGGGAAATTCGATGCATCACGTGT TTTGCCAGATGGCACTTTGATGGAGATTACTAAAGTTTATCCATTAGATGCTGTGTTTGATAACCCAGAAGATGTACCTGAAGAT ATTAAAGCAAATAAACGTTATGCAGGTGCAAGTAATTGGACTGTACAG GAAGTTGCAGAATTAGTAAAGAAAGATTTTGGTAGTATTGATATTTTGGTGCATTCTCTTGCTAATGGACCAGAG GTTACTAAGCCTCTATTGGAGACATCAAGAAAAGGTTATCTAGCAGCAGTATCTGCATCAAGCTATTCATATGTTTCTTTACTCAAGCATTTCCTTCCAATCATGAACCCTG GTGGTTCTTCAATTTCTCTTACATACATTGCTTCTGAGAGAATCATTCCAGG ATATGGTGGAGGGATGAGTTCAGCAAAAGCTGCACTTGAGAGTGACACAAAA gttCTTGCTTTTGAAGCCGGAAGAAAACATAAAATTAGAGTCAACACTATCTCCGCAG GTCCACTTGGAAGTCGTGCTGCTAAAGCAATTGGTTTTATAGATACAATGATAAGCTACTCTTTTGCAAATGCTCCTCTACAAAAAGAGCTATCTGCGG ATGAGGTGGGGAACACGGCGGCTTTTCTTGCATCACCATTGGCGTCTGCCATCACGGGTGCTCTTATATATGTTGATAATGGGTTGAATGCAATGGGTGTGGGGGTTGATAGTCCATTGTTTAAAGATCTTAATATTCCAACAAGTGAGCATTAG